The following proteins come from a genomic window of Mustela lutreola isolate mMusLut2 chromosome 6, mMusLut2.pri, whole genome shotgun sequence:
- the GCM1 gene encoding chorion-specific transcription factor GCMa, with amino-acid sequence MDDLTVMAPEDLDSEDKEVLSWDINDMKLPQNVKKTDWFQEWPDSYEKHIYSSEDRNAQRHLSSWAMRNTNNHNSRILKKSCLGVVVCSRDCSAEEGRKIYLRPAICDKARQKQQRKRCPNCDGPLKLIPCRGHGGFPVTNFWRHDGRFIFFQSKGEHDHPKPETKLEAEARRTMKKAHAAASASVPSKLKESPDTKSLPGETQSWGSFPLTWSFQEGVQLPGSYNGRLIANTPQQKSLNDCLFFSKSCCLGGTTDLADPTSTLGPTKLYDKCKLSSSWICNGGDLLHPVSGVFSDYGDRQTWNINTALGRQSLNDNCCPSYPFPLTSWPYDFSPSQSSAEPFPQQIPVEPPVAESSCRPLWPNPGGELYEERLHVDFNSCCPSSTCHSPQEDPFLLTYASHPHHQYSLTGKSSKWDFDEDMRGVGLDHYSNEMLLNLCPLR; translated from the exons AATGTGAAAAAGACTGACTGGTTCCAGGAATGGCCCGACTCCTACGAGAAGCACATCTACAGCTCAGAGGACAGGAACGCACAGCGGCACCTGAGCAGCTGGGCCATGCGCAACACCAACAACCACAACTCCCGCATCCTCAAAAAGTCCTGCCTGGGCGTGGTGGTGTGCAGCCGTGACTGCTCTGCTGAGGAGGGCCGCAAGATCTACCTGCGACCCGCCATCTGCGACAAAGCCCGGCAGAAGCAGCAGA GGAAACGCTGTCCAAACTGCGACGGGCCTCTGAAGCTCATTCCTTGCCGAGGCCATGGGGGCTTCCCGGTCACCAACTTCTGGAGGCACGACGGACGCTTCATATTCTTCCAG TCAAAGGGAGAGCACGATCATCCAAAACCAGAAACCAAATTGGAAGCCGAGGCaagaagaacaatgaaaaaagCACATGCAGCGGCATCTGCCTCTGTCCCCTCAAAGCTGAAGgagagcccagatacaaag TCTCTTCCAGGTGAAACCCAAAGTTGGGGAAGTTTTCCTTTAACTTGGTCTTTCCAGGAGGGCGTCCAGTTGCCCGGTAGTTACAATGGACGTTTAATAGCTAACACTCCCCAGCAGAAGTCTCTGAATGATTGCTTGTTCTTCTCCAAGAGCTGTTGCTTGGGGGGAACCACTGACCTGGCAGACCCCACTTCCACCTTGGGCCCCACTAAGCTCTATGACAAATGCAAACTGTCCAGTAGTTGGATCTGTAATGGTGGGGACCTGCTTCATCCTGTTTCCGGAGTCTTCTCTGACTACGGTGATCGGCAAACATGGAATATAAATACTGCCTTGGGGAGACAGTCTCTTAATGACAACTGTTGTCCCAGTTATCCTTTCCCTCTGACCAGCTGGCCTTATGACTTCTCCCCTTCCCAGAGCTCTGCAGAACCCTTTCCCCAGCAGATTCCAGTGGAACCGCCTGTGGCCGAAAGTAGCTGTCGCCCATTATGGCCTAATCCAGGGGGTGAGCTTTATGAAGAGAGGCTGCATGTGGATTTTAACAGCTGCTGCCCTTCCTCCACATGCCACTCACCTCAGGAAGACCCCTTTCTCCTTACCTACGCCTCCCATCCCCACCATCAATACTCATTGACAGGCAAGAGCAGCAAATGGGATTTTGATGAAGACATGAGGGGCGTGGGTTTGGATCATTACAGCAATGAGATGCTTCTCAACCTCTGTCCTTTAAGATGA